The following coding sequences lie in one bacterium genomic window:
- a CDS encoding response regulator, with amino-acid sequence MDNLDKELKIKHKVLIVENDPDIIAVILISIEGYNFLSQVASSYSKALVGLSNFQPDVILLDAMANNALNTFKLCREIRLNPQFSQIPLILLSARGQRAEIEKIHKIKVDLYIDAPFNPEELPKSMISFLEKKRT; translated from the coding sequence TTGGATAATTTGGATAAAGAGCTAAAGATTAAACACAAAGTATTAATTGTAGAAAATGATCCTGATATTATTGCTGTAATCTTAATCTCCATAGAAGGGTATAATTTTCTATCTCAGGTTGCCAGTAGTTATAGCAAGGCTTTAGTGGGGTTAAGTAATTTTCAACCCGATGTGATTCTTTTAGACGCGATGGCCAACAATGCTCTAAATACCTTTAAACTTTGTCGAGAGATCAGACTTAATCCACAATTTAGCCAAATTCCTCTTATTCTTTTATCTGCTCGAGGGCAAAGAGCGGAAATTGAAAAAATACATAAGATAAAGGTTGATTTGTATATTGATGCTCCTTTTAATCCTGAGGAGTTACCTAAAAGCATGATCTCCTTTTTAGAAAAGAAAAGGACATGA